The sequence TAGGAAGAGTAAGCTTTACAGGATGAGATCCATTTTGTTCAATTGCATCAATAATCGTTTGAACTAAAACGACTCCTTTGTTGAATACATCTTGTCTAATTGTAGTTAACTTTGGTGAAATATACTGGATAATCTCAAGATCGTCAAATCCAACGATAGAATAATCTTTAGGAACTTCTTTTCCATTTTCTCGAAATGCTTGTATAATCCCAACAGCCAGAATGTCGGAAGACGCAAAAATGGCTGTTGTTTTTTCTTTGAGGTCGAGAATTTTCATTCCGATTTTATACCCAATTTCAAAAGAATTACCATTAGCATCAAATACTAAATCCGGATTGATCGAAATATGAGCCTCGTTTAATGCCCTTTTGAATCCACGGTAGCGTTGTTGATCGATTAGATCGGTTGATGGTAAATTAATCCTTACAAAGCTAATGTGAGTATGTCCGTTGTTAAGTAAATGCTTTGTTCCAAGATAGCCGCCAAGCTCATCATCGATCATGATTTGATAATTTTTTTCGAAATCCCCATAATTATCGATTAAAACAATTGGTATATTAAAGGTATTCAACTCTTTTATCAATGAATCAGGCAAAGGTCCCGAAATAATAAGCCCGTCTAAATTTCGCTTAGCCACCCAACTTTTGCAATCCTCGGAGTCTCTTACCCCTGAAATAAGCAGGTCGTAGTTTTGAGCACTGGAGATATACTCCATCCCGCTAATTATTTCTGTGTAGTAATGGTCCTGTTTAAAAATAGGAGGAAGTGAATGATTGACAAAGGGAATCATAACACCAATCATATTTGATTTTCTTTTTGATAAACTGATGGCTGTAAAATCAGGATGGTAATCTAGATGTTTAATGGCTTCTAGTACTTTTTCTTTCGTCTGTTGGGAAACTTTGTTTACATCATTGAGTACGTACGACACAGTTGCCGTAGAGACACTCGCGTACTCGGCTACATCACGAATCGTCGTTTTTAGTTTCATAGAACCTCCGATTAACCGGTTAACTTATATGTATGTATTTATTTTACCTTGTTTTTTGTTTTTTAACAAACAAAGCCAATACATCTTATTGCTGCTGGAGCACTATACCCGCTGCATTGTAATCGGATTAAGTGATTGGAAGACAAGAAGATAATAATCAGTAGCGAAAGCCTAGATAGCGGTGATTAAGGTTAGGCATTTGTTTAAATACGAAAAATTTGATATTTTGGTTAACTTTAATAAGTTGCTAAGAGTTACTTTTAAAAAAATCCAAAAATGTAATTCAATAAATGGATTCACTTGTCAAATGAAAAGTCTCATTTATAGATATAATTTATGAGAAAAATATCAAATGATAACATAGAAAATATTAGTTTTAATTATAAAAATGTCCAATTAAATGCGATTGTAGTCTCATTTATAAACATTACGCACAATGATAAAAAAATTTCATATTTTTCGAGAAATGTATTGATATCCATTTTTATGCATATAGACCTTGAATTCATTAGAAACTTCGATGAATCAAGGTTTTTTTATGGTCGCGTGCCCAGATAAGTACGCATCTTCTAGCCGGTGAAAGTCCGGTCACGGGAGGGACCAAGCCCCCGTGTAGCTAGGATACCTGCGTATGGCGAAATCTGTGCGTAGAAGCGTATCGACGAAAGTACTTGTCAGAGACAAGGCGAGCAACATACCAGGCCGTAACATAAAGTGAATCCTGCCGCGTCGTCAAAAAGGCCTCGCAAGAGGGACAAGAGGAAGCCGAGTCTCGGATCATTGGACGAAGGCCACGGAAGCTGTCTAGAACTTGGAGCGACAGCGAAGAATCCTCCGGCGTATGGGGAGCGGCATGGTCTGAAAGAGGATGCAGTGAACTGGGGATACCCTCCCCTGCACGGAGTTTTTTTTTTGAAACACCGTAAAGAGACGCTCTATAAGCTCAACAGGTGAAGTGAGTGGTCTGCAGGAAGGGAGTCCGAGGGGCTCATAGTACCGAAGAATCGCAGGACAACACAACCTGCGGGAGGGAAGGCGCCCTGCTTTGTTCAGGTTTCACAAGGAGGT is a genomic window of Paenibacillus durus ATCC 35681 containing:
- a CDS encoding LacI family DNA-binding transcriptional regulator; translated protein: MKLKTTIRDVAEYASVSTATVSYVLNDVNKVSQQTKEKVLEAIKHLDYHPDFTAISLSKRKSNMIGVMIPFVNHSLPPIFKQDHYYTEIISGMEYISSAQNYDLLISGVRDSEDCKSWVAKRNLDGLIISGPLPDSLIKELNTFNIPIVLIDNYGDFEKNYQIMIDDELGGYLGTKHLLNNGHTHISFVRINLPSTDLIDQQRYRGFKRALNEAHISINPDLVFDANGNSFEIGYKIGMKILDLKEKTTAIFASSDILAVGIIQAFRENGKEVPKDYSIVGFDDLEIIQYISPKLTTIRQDVFNKGVVLVQTIIDAIEQNGSHPVKLTLPIELIVRESTRSI